A single genomic interval of Croceibacter atlanticus HTCC2559 harbors:
- a CDS encoding fibronectin type III domain-containing protein translates to MKKSLNISKTLLKLSLMLVCVTSYSQVEINGNVKSSITNLRPISDIYIEQLKSEKPVFERMTMADSTGFFRIENLEPNTLYEIKLSAFGYKDQVFEIKTNNGITKTTLTLKAGCDYSRQQADKDWKSEKPKLLIVGSIAPIANSTSDTKFEKKYGIKYFDFGCTPIIAECIKIYNERIFELMDKTYGMKWRKKVRSDVEYLE, encoded by the coding sequence TTGAAGAAAAGCCTAAACATATCAAAAACACTTCTCAAACTGTCTTTAATGTTGGTATGCGTAACTTCATATTCACAAGTTGAAATTAATGGAAATGTAAAATCATCGATTACTAATTTGAGACCGATTAGTGATATTTATATTGAACAGTTAAAAAGCGAAAAGCCAGTTTTTGAAAGAATGACTATGGCAGATAGTACAGGATTTTTTCGAATCGAAAATCTTGAACCCAATACACTTTACGAAATAAAACTTTCTGCATTTGGATATAAAGACCAAGTTTTTGAAATAAAAACCAACAACGGAATTACAAAAACTACTCTGACTTTAAAAGCAGGTTGTGATTATAGTAGACAACAAGCTGACAAAGATTGGAAGAGCGAAAAACCAAAGTTGCTTATAGTTGGTTCAATTGCACCTATAGCAAACTCAACTTCTGACACAAAGTTTGAGAAAAAATACGGAATTAAATATTTTGATTTTGGTTGTACACCTATAATCGCTGAATGCATAAAAATATATAATGAACGAATTTTTGAATTGATGGACAAAACGTACGGAATGAAATGGCGAAAAAAAGTTCGTTCTGATGTTGAATATTTGGAATAA